One Gammaproteobacteria bacterium genomic window, GCAAGAAGACTTTCGTATGCAAGAGCATATTTATCCAGCTGAGATTTGTCGATGAGCTTTTTTGCATACAAATCTTTATGGCGTTCATATTCCAGTTTGGCGTACTTCAGCTCAACCTTGGTTGCGTTGTGTGTAGCAATCAAGTCATCGCTGACCAAAGTGGCAAGAACATCGTCTTTTTTCACTTCGCTCATGATATCCGCATTGATGTCTTTGACAATTCCACTATAACTAAAAGCCAAGTTGGCATTTTGTCTGGCGTGAACGGTAAATGTTGCATAAACCTCTTCTGCAAAGAGTTGATGGCTGAAAAGGAACAGGATAATTAATAATGATTTCTTCATTTTTTTATTTCGATAAGATTAAACAGGGTGTTGATATAATTTTTAAATTCTTTTTTGGTGTCTGTGTTGGTCAGCCAAGCTCTGAGCATAGCTCCGGACTCACTAATCATGATGCCGCCGATGAGGTTTTTGGACTCAGGAATAATTTCATTCTTCTCGATTCCTTCATTAATGATGTCGGTCAGCATGGATTTCATAAATGAATTGCACTCGGCATTAAATTGATGCATTTCATCCGCATTTGAATCAGACAAAGTGATACTGACAAACTCTTTGTAGGTTTCTAAATGTTTGGAATAATCTTTATCCTCTTGGAGTAAAAAATCCATGAGATAAAAAACTTTTTGTCTGGTTGATGTGTTTGAATCAGTTCGAGAAGCGATATCCTGCTGATGCTCAGCCATCAAGTTTCTGATGATTTCATAGACAACATCTTCTTTTTTTGAGAAGTATTCATACACCGTTCCTTTGCCAATTCCTGCGGTTTTTGCAATTTCAGCGACGGTTAAATTCTTTAAACCTTTTTCCAAAAGTAATTCTGTGCATGCAATTGCAATGTCTCTGCGTTTTTTGTCTTTATCTACAATTATAGCCGTAAATAGTTTATCCAAAATAATAAATGACCGATGGTCGGTCATTTTTAAATTTTACAGATTCAGAATCTAAATTCAATATTTATTTTGAAATATAAATCAATAACTGAAATTTAACTTGCTGATTAAAGCCGGAGAGATTATTGATAATTCTTTTGCATTTGCTCGATGGTTAATTTGACTTTTTCTCTGAGAGAATCCGGGCTAAGCACCGTGATATTTTCGCCATAGCGTAAAATATCCATCACCAACTCAGTGTCGTTGTTATAAGGCACTTCAAGGAATAAC contains:
- a CDS encoding TetR/AcrR family transcriptional regulator; translated protein: MTDHRSFIILDKLFTAIIVDKDKKRRDIAIACTELLLEKGLKNLTVAEIAKTAGIGKGTVYEYFSKKEDVVYEIIRNLMAEHQQDIASRTDSNTSTRQKVFYLMDFLLQEDKDYSKHLETYKEFVSITLSDSNADEMHQFNAECNSFMKSMLTDIINEGIEKNEIIPESKNLIGGIMISESGAMLRAWLTNTDTKKEFKNYINTLFNLIEIKK